AAAAAGGGTTATCACTAGTAAAAGGTTCTATGGCTAACTCTTACCAAAACCTCTCTGGAGCATTCGTCAGGTATTCTACAATCAAGCCGTCAACTATACAACATTGCTCACTTCTCAATGGACAGCCACTGCAGTTCAATGCTTCCATACTGAAGAGATATGGTCCCTCCTTCGTGTGCAAGTTACAATAGGGGCCACCATATTTTTGAACCCCTGCAGCCTCTTGGATATTGGCAGCCCGTAGGGAAGCGAATCAAGTTTAGACACGTTAGACTTGTGGTGAGAGATCATGCTGCCAGGTACCTTCTGATATGACCCAAGTGTCTCAGCTGTGCGTAGGTAGATTTACATACACTGGTCACAAGTTTTGCACACTCATCTTGGCGTAAAGTGTAACACCAAGATTCCTCACACTTATTGAGAGTCACCATGATGGTTAAACAATTGTTGATAAAACGATTGCTAAGCtaatcaaatgaaaatgacaaagaaGATAATTCTAAAAAATATATAGTTTATTGCAAACATACCAAGATTTTCTTATCacattgaaaataaatttcttcAACAAATAACATGCAAATGTGTAACATGCATACAATGAAACAAGTCTGATTTATCTAAACTATCTCGACTGCCAGTTCCCAAAATCACAGGCGCTAATCTTGATTGCTTTGACTAATGTGTTTTCTCggacacaaaaaaatattgcacattttgggtaatatacatgtataggattAGTTTCACCCCctaggcttacatgtacatgtatgtatttgtcAAAGCTTGTCAATATATCAAAATTTGCCAAAGCAAGGTCAATGAAGCTGCCAAAGCAAGGCCAATAGCACTACCAGAAGCAAGGTCAATTCTTTAGCAGAAGTAAGACcgatgtacgtacatgtatttgccaaagcAAGGCTTAAGTATTTTGGTATATGCAGTAATGATTTTCAGGCACCAGAGCTTTCCTAGCCAAGACCACTGCTGTTAGAGACTGGAGGAGATCTGAGTCATCTTTCCTTCCGAAATCATCAGGCCTAACAGATATGAAGCTTGACCAATGCTTACATAATCCAGTCTCTATATTGATCATAAGATATCACTTATACTGGTATAAGCTATAAAACTCTTGCAATTACTGCTCCACTATTCGGAAAACATGAATAATATCTGGAATATTGGTATTTTAACTGGTGAAAGTGCAAGTTATCCAGCCAATTCATATTGTCAATTATGATTGACAACAATCATAATGCTTTTATATCAGTGTACACAACAACACTGTtgaaatacatactgaatacaTAGTCACATAACTGTAAAAATGtctaattcaatttcaacatctGAAGGATATGCCCTTTACTAAAACATATTATCAACAGCCATTCTTACATGGATGTACCAACAAAAACCACCAAAAACATTAAATCTGtggaagacatacatgtatatgacaccTCAGAACCTGTCAAAATCGATGGATGGGTCCCTtaaaggacacttgttttggaccCAAACTGGTTGTCACCATAAAATCTGACCTCTCTATCGGAACAGGGattctttattaaggacagcacttgtcaatcctAAGGTTGACtgcattagagaggttctactgtatgtggaCAATGGAGATGCATGAAGTCAGAAAGGAACATGATACATAATACATAGACATAGTCTTAGTCTCTTATGTCAACACTGTCAGTAGAAATAGACAACTacaaataaaatttgaatatCATTTGTTTTTTGCGATATGAATAGCCTTGTACTGTTTATCCCCAAAGTTGTGGCTACATTACGATTTTGAAGATTTGCTATCACAACTTACAGATATTGAATTTTCTGTGGGGGTGCCCATTGACCACTTTCCCCTCTTTTGTGCTCAGATCCAAGTACCGAATTTCTGCCAAGATTATGGCATAATCTCCTAAACTATTCCAGTGCTCTACATGTACCTTGGCGTGTACTTCTTAAATATCACCACGCACTTGTTCTCTCTGCAGTTCAATATTCAGCCTATGGTATTCTATGGAATGAAACTGCCTTGGATATATCCGACTTGTACTTTTGAAGCTGTGTGTCAATGTTCGAGTCTCCAATCTGACCATCTTCATATCTTAAAGATAAACAAATTGAGATAGGTAAACAATAGCATACAAATCCACCTCAGTGAATTCAGCAAATGATGTTTGCAGGCCTACTTATGAAAGACATAAGCCATCCATCATCCATCTGCGCTGATCTTATGATGGTCCAACTACATCTATTTTCCATTCCTAATGCCAGGCAAGGCCAACTGTCAGTCATAATGCATGCCATATGCATTCATGCTCGTGTGTTATCTGCATTAGTGACAGAATGATCTCTGGCCTGCAGGTAAAACTGGTGATCTCTGGGTTTCATATTGATTGCAAGTCACTgcgattcttgtcgcaggtaCCTGTGATAATTTGCTTGTTTGAAGGGCGCTTAAGGAATGATACTCACACAAAGAAGAACCTTGTGCATACATGGTCTGGATTCACAGCCACCCATATATTCCCATGTTGTTTGAGGTCAGCGTTCATAATCACTATAAAGTAAACAAAACATCTTGAGAACCATACAAAGTAAAAATCAACCCATGATGGTTTCGACTTTCTGCAGGTGGCGTATTAACATGGAGCTTTGCTCCCTTTATGTTGGATCAACCAATATCTCTCCTTTATTCCAATTACTTCATCGAGGGTAAAAGCAACTAAGGTACTGACAAAGGTATCTGAATTCGATAAGTAGCCTACCTTCACAGAGTGCAATACAAGTCAGATTTCTGCTCTTCAAGAATCTTCCAGCTGGGACTGTCCCGTTTGTCTGAAAAGATCGTAATTGACATAATTATCAGTCTCCATTGGTGACCAGCTTAGCATGCTGAGAAAGTCCAAGGCCTGTTTTCTCGACAGTGACGAGTGCTGTTCGACAACCACAAATGACCACAAAGGAACAGGCAAGAGGCAAAACTGAGGCAGGAAACTGATGAAGTGGAAGTCTTCTGGGTAGCTCTGGGTTTGCTAAGTTGATAGATCCTGGTCACTTTCACCAGTGAGTTGTACATGCAATGTCAAGGGTCATAATTGGGGCTTGCCTACTCTACACACTTCAAGTGAACTTACCGGAGGTTTGTTCTTATGAGCCGGCCTGTAGCTGCCATGGCCCATTCCAGAATAGTTGAAGGAGACACTTGCATGTGGGCTGAGGTATATTCCATTACCATACGCTGCACCATGCACCTGAAATTCACCAAAGACTACAATAAGAGGACTGACAATGTATGAGGGTAGAGACACGACCAGTATTTCACCACTGGAAGTGTTTCCACACAAAACATAACTGCTAAAATTGGAAACCATATTTTATAAGTCAGAAGGCAAGTCTATTTTGGCATTATATTAGATATCATGCCTTGCATGAGCCTCACATACACACAGTCCTCATGCATTGCTACATGTAAGGTTGTGTCACATCTGCACTTTCCAAGATTTGATACTGTGTTGCTTTAATTACCTGGTGCTTCGTGCCTGATGCATTGATAAGACCACTTCGCATGATGGAATGCCAGTTATCAATATGTGATCCACTGAAATTGGAAAGATAAAAGGTAAAACTCTTGGGGTCAATTACATATGCAAGTTTTCAAATATCATCCGATCTTCACATCATAATGTACATCCGATCTTGACAACAAGTAATAGGAAACTTACTGGAATGCAAAAGTACTTCCAAACTTCTCTCTAGCACTTCGGAAGATCGCTTCTTTGGCTGGTGGGCTACTCCATAGGAGAAACTGGTGGGGCGTGTGCATAAAACTAATTTGCTGAAATATAaagtattttcaaattaagaaACTGAAAAGTTTCCCAAACTCTGCAACCATGTTCTCAAATCTGCAGTACTTTTGATGAAGCACTACAGTGTCGTGGGTTTTGAGTATGACTCACTTGGAAGGGAAACTTCGAAActtttgtaaaatatcattATTTATGTCGGTTGACTCAGTATGGAGACATTACTGAGTATGAGAAATCAGTTACATGTAAGTTTTCGCGTCAGACTAACATTTTCTCACACTTTGCATTTCGATTTTATCCGTCCATCTGATCAGCATAATTCTAGAGAAGATCTGCACCGACCTCATCAAAACTCACCTTCTCCTGTGGAAGCTTGACTATGTGTGACCTATTGCTAGATATGATCCACTGTAGCAATGGATAGCCTAATACATCGCGTTTATCCATCTCGACCTTGAGTTTTTGTCCCAGGAGTCGAGTCATGTCATGTGTGCTGGGAAACTGATCAATGAGACGCTCTACACGGGCATAGTCTTTTTTCTAAAAATCAATTTGAAGACATTATTATCGTTAATACTACATAGGAGATTTTCTGTGGGATCATCTTACTTACTTACGAAATACTTTGTTGATGCGTAGTGGCACATATGCCTTCTCTGTGCGATTCAAAGCAGAGGAAATAAATATCCTTGCTCACAACAAATGGATCAGATGGGATCAAACCAACAACCTCCAGAAGCCCAACACTCTACCTACTACACCGACACAACCCACCTTTGGTCCCAAGGCCAGTTCTGTGGGGTTTCTTGGATCCACAATAGTTGGGAATGGTTCAAATATGATCGTTTTTCTCAAAGACTTTAAAGCCGCCTTTGCCATGGCAACCAATAAATCGACGACTTCAGCACCGGTGGCGATGTCTTCTGCAGCATCTGACATCACTCCAAGAGTTTGGAAGGCAAAGACGCACAGCTCCCGGGAACATACTGCAGGCTTAACGAAGAAAAGAGATCCAGCACATTTAGACGTTATTATGCTTTGTATTTCACCAGAACAACAATTTAGTGGTTAAACAGCCAGGAAACAACCCATATGAAGCCATCTGTGCTTGGAATACTGAATTGGGATTTAAACTTTTTCAAGTTAGTTGCAATAGTACATAGTATAACATAATGACAGTAGAGCATATCAATCCAGTGAGCATTTAAAAGCACATTCGGTGAAATGACACTTTGGTCTTTGACAGATTCTGATGGTAGTCAATAGCAGGATACATTATTCACTCCTTATCAGAGATTCTTCACATACATGACTGACAGCTGGCAGCCTAGCACCTCAGCGGGCAAACATTCAGACATATAGGCACAAAACATTATAGACACAACCCATAGACTTGGTTTTACCTTGAGCATAGCTCCATTCTGAAAGACATGTGGATTATCACAGACAACACAGTATTCATTCAACGTCGGGATCCTCTGTCTTGCATAACGCATCAACTGAAATAAAAAGCGATTCATCAGACACAGAAGAGAACAGAGACTGGATGAAAGATTCAGAAAACTGTTTTATAACATCAATTCCCATGTATGAAACATGCTTCTTCATATACTTCTTCAGCAAAAAGGCATTATTGGCACCCGATACGCCAGTATGGCCGGTGTGCTCACCCTTCACTCAGATATATTTAGGAGTTCCTGTCTCCTAGTCTGGTTTTCAAAACACAAATACCAACCTGAACAAGGAAGCCAAACTCTAGCCCGGGAATTCGTTTTGCACTCTTCCCCGACTCCGTACTAGTTGGTAAAAGAGTCAGATCATCCAGGGGTGCCAATTGCATTTCTGGTGTGGACATCCTCTGGTAAGCCTTCGCTCGGTCTGTTCGTTCATTAGCTGGATGACTCTGCTGACGCTGAGCTAAGGCGAGATGTCTGTCCTcacttaaaatgaaaaatagagAATAGTATTGAGCATTTGCCAGGACTGCAATCTGAGATAATAAGTTaccttttttgaaaactttcacAGGCTTTACGGTAAACTGCCCAATTCCCGCCTTTGAACGATTTTGGCAAATTGCAGAACTGCTCAATACGTCAATTACACCTTTGTATTTATAACATGAATAAAAGAGCCTAGCAACTACTAGATAGCACACACCTGGAAGAAGCCAATTCAAGATTCTTAACACAGTCTATGGGCAGGAGCAAGGAATGTCAGATTAGACTGAACAAAACGATCAATACTGTCTTTCCTATTTGACACTATATTCAAAATTATTCTCTTGTTCGAGAATCTTTATTGCTGAATCAAGCACGACAAATTTCCCAAACTGTGTGTCTTAGCCAGCCTgctgaagaccaccaatttgacccttaCTCCTGCCCATAATGCTAGATCAACCTACCTATCAGGGCTTGCAGTGACCAGCAGATTAATAGCATCTTCCACATTCCCTCTACACATAACTAAAGCATTTTTTGCGATCATTGTTTGGAAACCCATTTCTTCCATTGTTTTAAGACCTTGGTCAGCAAGAGCAGTGTCGTCTTTTGAActgaaaaattgtttgttgCCATTGTGGTTAATTATAATTTTACATGTTTTCAATGGTGATCAATTCAACTACTGACCACTCAGTGAGTCTTCTTTTACCTTTCAGTTCAGGACTGACGCAATGTTGTGTTCATCTAAGATTTCGTCACAGCAAGTTGAGCAGAGAGAAAGGTGTTGCAAGCACCAGCAGCCCAGCAGTAATACGGTGCACCCAACACTCGATACTAGCAGTAAATAGCTTGAGAGAACCAAAAGGTGCCAGAACAGCACAAAGAATTCTGACCACTAAACTAAAATCTACTGCCATGCTAGAAGTGAATTCCAAAGCAACTAAAGTTACATGCTTTATATCCAAAGAACAGAATTTTAAAGAAATGTATGACTTTGCAGTCAGCTCATTGCAAACTGCTAATTGCTAGCTCTTCCACTAAAACACTGCCATGGCTGCTGTCACAATTCTACAGTAAAAtggtgtccttgggcaaggcatcTAAGTCTAAAACAACCGTATTTCACTTACACTTTAGCACCCTCCTTCGACTTCTTGTTCCTCAGAGGGGAATGAGATTTCTCAACTGGTAAAGGCACTGTATGTTGCTTTTGGACA
This is a stretch of genomic DNA from Lineus longissimus chromosome 2, tnLinLong1.2, whole genome shotgun sequence. It encodes these proteins:
- the LOC135502596 gene encoding protein mono-ADP-ribosyltransferase PARP6-like isoform X1, with amino-acid sequence MASSRKCLIKRDIEAVEKACKEDKNCPFHDFKQADHVLSFTFLRTGKQPVHYVVNICDDYPDNTVISCSEKKKGCKIVHRRVPLLFEDLAKECNNMMSVPLPPLKLQVARTLSGDSHKLQVDRTLSGDSHKLQVDRTFSGDSHYSDCVSDMEEEDDFDYYYGQDTEGTDDEIYPMHPLLSHEIDQVRNIYGESAVGYRLFGSIDDVDVEFYMDMTFLDEEIARAWNVLRDEPIVIRLHISVTKYLDATEPKVEVFQHSKKDKFGLGSQLRKIFENFIQEHWKGLSNESVQKQHTVPLPVEKSHSPLRNKKSKEGAKVSKDDTALADQGLKTMEEMGFQTMIAKNALVMCRGNVEDAINLLVTASPDSEDRHLALAQRQQSHPANERTDRAKAYQRMSTPEMQLAPLDDLTLLPTSTESGKSAKRIPGLEFGFLVQLMRYARQRIPTLNEYCVVCDNPHVFQNGAMLKPAVCSRELCVFAFQTLGVMSDAAEDIATGAEVVDLLVAMAKAALKSLRKTIIFEPFPTIVDPRNPTELALGPKKKDYARVERLIDQFPSTHDMTRLLGQKLKVEMDKRDVLGYPLLQWIISSNRSHIVKLPQEKQISFMHTPHQFLLWSSPPAKEAIFRSAREKFGSTFAFHGSHIDNWHSIMRSGLINASGTKHQVHGAAYGNGIYLSPHASVSFNYSGMGHGSYRPAHKNKPPTNGTVPAGRFLKSRNLTCIALCEVIMNADLKQHGNIWVAVNPDHVCTRFFFVYEDGQIGDSNIDTQLQKYKSDISKAVSFHRIP
- the LOC135502596 gene encoding protein mono-ADP-ribosyltransferase PARP6-like isoform X2 gives rise to the protein MASSRKCLIKRDIEAVEKACKEDKNCPFHDFKQADHVLSFTFLRTGKQPVHYVVNICDDYPDNTVISCSEKKKGCKIVHRRVPLLFEDLAKECNNMMSVPLPPLKLQVARTLSGDSHKLQVDRTLSGDSHKLQVDRTFSGDSHYSDCVSDMEEEDDFDYYYGQDTEGTDDEIYPMHPLLSHEIDQVRNIYGESAVGYRLFGSIDDVDVEFYMDMTFLDEEIARAWNVLRDEPIVIRLHISVTKYLDATEPKVEVFQHSKKDKFGLGSQLRKIFENFIQEHWKGLSNESVQKQHTVPLPVEKSHSPLRNKKSKEGAKVEDRHLALAQRQQSHPANERTDRAKAYQRMSTPEMQLAPLDDLTLLPTSTESGKSAKRIPGLEFGFLVQLMRYARQRIPTLNEYCVVCDNPHVFQNGAMLKPAVCSRELCVFAFQTLGVMSDAAEDIATGAEVVDLLVAMAKAALKSLRKTIIFEPFPTIVDPRNPTELALGPKKKDYARVERLIDQFPSTHDMTRLLGQKLKVEMDKRDVLGYPLLQWIISSNRSHIVKLPQEKQISFMHTPHQFLLWSSPPAKEAIFRSAREKFGSTFAFHGSHIDNWHSIMRSGLINASGTKHQVHGAAYGNGIYLSPHASVSFNYSGMGHGSYRPAHKNKPPTNGTVPAGRFLKSRNLTCIALCEVIMNADLKQHGNIWVAVNPDHVCTRFFFVYEDGQIGDSNIDTQLQKYKSDISKAVSFHRIP